The Hordeum vulgare subsp. vulgare chromosome 4H, MorexV3_pseudomolecules_assembly, whole genome shotgun sequence genomic interval ttttcaaGTTGCTTGGTGAGAATCTCCagttatccctagattagatttatttttgtTACCTATTACCCAAGAAAAAAACCCACAAAAAGAGTTAGATCTAGTCATTCTTTGTCCAAGCCAGTCtgagcctttgcaattttctttttagtgcttgcatagttgaattatcggttgcatcgtcatgtcaagttgctggtcttagcgtctagtcttttagagttttgagttttgttcacaagttgtcacgcGACCACCGCACCATCTTCATCGCTGAtgtcatataccaccaccacgccgccgtcatcccttccgttgtcgcccaccaccatccatcaatattcaccacgtgctccaattgttcattgtctttatcatacttgaggtcattcgcatatgtgcttgatccaatctgcatcttaattggttgttcgagagaagagaaaaaataagtgagagaaaaatagagataaaaaagtaaaaaaaagtgagagaaaaaaatacaaatttcagatctatctagagtcaatcccgtatgtgaaTTCGGATTGGAAACTCTTTTGTGCACTGTTTAGTAAAACAGGTGTATCTTCCTCATACGAAGTCCGTTTTGGCTCCACGAGTACTCAAATTCGAGCTATCGACGAGAAACATCTGAATTGTTCATCAttggcacctccaaatcagcttcTAAATAGGACTTTCTGCTGTCAGGAACacagtttgtcaatatttttcaggTCTGTTTCCGATTATTTTGAGTCCTCATACGATCTTcgaattgagtgattctttttgcatttgaaAGATTGAGTCAGTAGCATTCATGAGAAAAAATATAAGAAATTTTACATCATATTTTCAAGAGGCAAGTTGTAGAAATAGTTTTGATTTATCCTGCTTggggtcatttatcatcactatcGTTAGtgtcattgtgatcttcacttatatcttcctatccagagctacttcatatcatcTGTCGCTACTATTTGTGCTTTGACGTGACTccgttagtgttctaggctcgcgtctctagtacggtctagcctaggaccagcacagtaCCGTCGTTCAGCGTTTATTCAGCATTCcatctctgaattgattattgctaataTTTTGCTACCATATATTAAGCCTTCCTAGCTCCACATATTTCTACGCAGTGTATACATATGTTTACCTAGTAATCGCTTTACTCAATCTTCGGAGATATTGACACCGTCGGTTGCCGGTCATCGCTTGCTGcatggtaagaatttgtaagacattGATATTTTCTTTATTGTGAGCGTTTACCACCACATCCTCGTAGTTCATAGGAATAATATTCTTGGATTTTTGTTAATtgtttctactagtcatgacaggatccagagttgtcagttcatgggcttcttcgatcgtgggagacgtgccaccacaacaactcttacgagaggtgcagagagatacaaatgcacatcatgaggttaatgtttctataccaccatttaatgACCGTTTTAGACatgctttatatattgaatgggaatttcaaataaatgattatttgcttcccataattttgctgaacataagaaagttaaggtcgcGGTTAGTTCTTTCATCAattatgcttcagtttggtggagtggatattgtcggttacaccctcattatatacctactacttgggatgacttgaaacttgccatgagacacacattcgttcctgcttattatacccgtgacatgattaaaaagttacaacatttaaaacaaggtagtgacactgtaacaaaatattatgatgatttacaaacaaccttgttgcattccttattagaagaaagtgaagaagattttatgaatagattttggggaggattgaatcatgatattcaggagatactaattcatgaaaagtgctatcctatggatcgtttgtttcgtcttgcttgcaaagctgaacaaaAAATAAAACGACGTGTTGCCCATAAGGAGAAAGAGTGCAAggtgcttattccaagagttcatatggttgttccttcaactactgggcgtatgatgacaaccacatcaattATTGTGAGGGCtatatcaccttcaccatgtgacatgttaccatcgagagtggctacatcatctgagttgaccataagaggtaatgacaaaggtacttaccttccacctccacatgagtatgatgaatgccttgtcaattgcaatgtacTATGTGATGAGCTACCCATTACTTTGGTCACACAACCTATTTTTGGAGTACTATGTTCATGATTTGACTTTGCCATGTGATCAACTAAGTACAATATCAACAGTGTTGAGTGAACCGGTTGAATTAACTATTGATGAAAAATAACCGTGTGAATCAtagaataaatcaaatttgcatcaaatatttttcaaactaattgtgccaatgtttaatcattttaatatgacctctaatctttgtgatgattctatgtcaaatgacttgttgcatgtttgtttatttaagcatgttgtagcatgtaaTTTTGAAACAACGAAAGTGTATTCACCAACATTAGGATTGTTTAATGATGAACATTGTcaatcttttgatatgaataaggacTTCACTCATATGTGCAAGGTGAGTTGCAATATTTTTATGCTTTCTACTTCTTatgataatattttggctttatatttcaaaacatatgaaagttactcatgtatacatgtgtcatatgtgcaaaaaccaaggaaagtaaaaatggatgacatatacatatacaacatctACACCTTGTCTCAAATTAAGCAGCGTCGAGGACGGCTTTATTTAcaaaaaggggaggatgatgaggacatgacaaccttggatattatcataatgattgcatatgcatatttatttgaggtgatttctgataaaagttgtgcaataatttatttatgttatctggaacaaaaatacttcacctgtttttattttatgcctaaatgcagaatggtcgaacacttgtatgaaccacgtgtgatgacaagggaagaggaaatggttggatgctattcaagaggttctctcatgtcaaaggaaataattagttgttgttcaagaagttctctcacgtcacttttagcctaGGAGAAGATAAAGCCCAAGTCTCTCACGTTATGGGCTCAGATTCAGACTGTACATACATGCTTGTACCAAAACGCCATGAACTTTTACATCCAGACTCCAAAatgggtgattctttttgcgctgCAAAGTATATTTTATGGGCTTTCcagcccaattggaatcaccttaaaATTCGTCTAGAGCATGGAGATgtcgaccaaacaatatgacgttgcaccagaatccgagtcaaacaacaagtccaaaggtgttgcctcacctccacttgggcccataggccttgtgcgacctagggttagttttaggctgccttgggacgtcctcccacctccttgtatGCCACCCCTtgatcctatataagtagatcaacctagtagccttttgcttgggatttttttagttaaaagttagccattgcaacttcgtgtacttcgtttgtgtccaacgaccagatcaAGACCGCTTTCGGATTCCCACCCCTATCAATACTCCATACATATTCGtaatattcagattgcttttatcatattcttgcttgttcttcgattgcttgcaggaagagaccttcctggtcaggttgatcgtgctcctgcgtggtcaataacctcttgaagttggtttagcgattgctaaggcgcagcgtcggatcgtcaaagtcgtctccaccaaatcgatagttatcatctcatcaaaagaTCGGGACACCCCTCGCCTATATCACTACTCACAAAAGCTTATTCATGTTCATGATGAGAGGAGATAaatatatgattaacaatctgaacatattagaaacactactagcaacacaCGAGTACCAACCTGAGGTTTgaggacaaagattgaatacaagagatgaactagggtttggagatgagatggtcctggtgaagatgttgatgcggATGAGCCCTCCCACGATGGgcagagtgttggtgatgacgaagactttGATTCCCCCGGGAGTGAAGTATCCCTTGCGGAATCGCTTCATCGAAGAGCAAAAATGCTCCTACACAGGTCCCACCTTAAGATGATGGCACTTCTTCCCAAAAGTCTTCTCTTATTTGTTTTTCTAGGGAAAAtggcttcatatagcagaagatgggcaccggaggcccccATGGGCTTCACAAGGGGTGAGGGCACGCCCGTGTCATTGTGGGCCCACGGTTGATCTTCCATGATACTTCTTTCTTCCAGTAATTTATATATATTTCAGAATGAATATCCgcaaaatttcaggtcatttgtagCTCCGGAGAATAGTTGTCTCTGTTGTAGCTcttttaggtccagaattccaattgacggttatttccctcttcaagtaaatcctgcaaattaagagagaataAGCATAAAAACTGCATcataatgataaaaaaattgtAAACAACAAtagaaaatcatgatgcaaaatggactatCACATCCCTGGCTCATGTAGGCCTAGGGCGCCCCAAGGGTCCATGTGGCCCTCCCGTGCTGGCCGGCCCCTTTAGGGTACCACCGGAACCCTTCGAATCTCCATGTACATTGCACGTAAATCCCTGAACTTTTTCGGAACGCTGAATAACActtaccatatataaatctttaccttcggaccattttggagctacgtgatgtcctggatctcatactagactccgaacaatatttcgTCTTGCCATTAtgaatatcccaatactactctagcattaTCGAACGTTAAGTGCGTGATCTTACGGGTTTgagaacatgcagacatgaccgaacaATCTCTTCCATCATAATCAATAgtaggatctggatgcccataataACTCCCACATATTCAAAAAAGTATTTGAACCAGTTTGAATCACAATGTTGAGGATTTAGATAATCTCATATACAAAGCTCTTTATGTGACAACatattacttgtccgagatttgatcatcggtatcttcatacctaattcaatctcgttCTTTTTACATGTTGTGTAGTATAATATTCCCGTGAGTAAACACATTAATAACATTCTTGTAAGCTACTTTGGATATCGTGTTACTAAGAGGGCTCAAAGATATCTCTATGTCACATGGATTGATAAATCACAGTCTCGATTCATGTAACCCAACTAGTACTTTCTGAGATATccatagagcatctttatgatcaTCCAATTACGAAGTGACATTTGATACCCACAAAACATTCATTCGGCAATAGTGAGCGTCATAATTGGTCTTAGTAATAGATGCTTGATATTAATAAAAGCAATATTATATGAACTTAGTGACATGATCTGCTGCTAAACTTACGATTAGGGtccgtccatcacatcattctcctaatgtatGATCGTGTTATCAGTAATAACAACCCATGTAGGAAACCTtaattatctttgatcaacgagctagttaagtAGAGACTTATTAGAAACACAATGTTTGTTTATGTATCtatacatgtatttaagttttcagataatacaattataacataaaAAATAAACATGGTATAAATACCAACAATGTGTTGACTTATGTAAAAGACAAATGTAAATGTCCGAGTAAAATATGGGATTAGAGGAGGCTCGTTGTGAAAAGCCGCCAACGACTCTCGCATAGGTAGATCACCCATCGTCCATACTGCCCTCCATCTGCGAAACCATCCGACGGCCGAGAAACGGAGACCATGCTAGGGCTCAGCCGCCAGTCTCCCAAACCACCTCAACATAAGTCCGCAGCCTCCTCCCCTAAAACCCTAATTAACCCCTCACTCCTCGCCGCCGAAACCCTTCCTCACTCCCGCCCCCGCCGCCAAACATCACCATGCGGCCACCGAGAGGCGGCGGAGGTTTCCGCGGCCGCGGTGGCGACCGAGGTGGACGCTTCGGTGGAggcggccgcggcggcggcggcaggggacgcttcggtggaggcggcggcgggttcCGCGACGAGGGCCCTCCAGCCGAAGTCGTCGGTGCGTGGTTTCTTTCAACTCCTAACTGTCCGAGCCCTCTCCTGTTCGAGGCTCCGGTGAGTTTGATGTcgcttgtttttttgtttctttatgTGCAGAGGTCTCGACGTTCCTGCACGCCTGCGAGGGGGACGCGGTAACGAAGCTGACGAACGAGAAAGTGCCCTACTTTAACGCGCCCATATACCTCCAGAACAAGACCCAGATCGGCAAAGTCGACGAGATCTTCGGCCCCATCAACGAATCAGTAAGAGCTTCCTTCTTTCCCCTCATCATCAATACAGTGCCTGCAAAGATTTGACCAACTGGTCCATCTGTTGTCTAGGTAGACTGTTTGCTTCGTTGGAGCTAGCAGTTTATCACTTCAAATTTGGTCTTGAGTCTCAAGACATCTGAGAACTGAGTTTGTTCTCCATGTAGTACAGTTAAAAATGTTTGTTTTCGCTGTGTGGCAATGTTGTAGCTTGCTTGATAATTAGGTGCAACTTTTAAGACGACAGAATGCCTTACCTGATTGATTTTTACctctgttgttgtcattgctctaAATTTTTGTTCTGCTCTGGCTGCATATCTTATATGTTTGTATTGTCTGTAGTATTTCTCGGTCAAGATGTTTGAGGGAGTCATTGCAACATCTTACAACGAAGGTGATAAGTTCTTCATTGACCCCATGAAGCTGCTGCCCCTCTCACGCTTCCTGCCGCAGCCAAAGTAAATGATCTGTTGCCTTGTCGTTTCTTTTGCACTATTTACTCTTCAGTCTTGAATATTGAACTTAGCAACATGCCTTTTCATGGCTAATCTTATTCAGTTCGTAGTGTATTGATAAGTCTGAACTGACTATGTTCTTCAAACTTGAAACCAGCAGTGTCAAGGCACTTGCAGACAGTCTCTGTGAAAGAGGCTGTGTGTTGAAGTGCTTCTTTGTTTATCAGTCAGCACTTGGCTTTTCTGAAA includes:
- the LOC123448556 gene encoding putative H/ACA ribonucleoprotein complex subunit 1-like protein 1 — its product is MRPPRGGGGFRGRGGDRGGRFGGGGRGGGGRGRFGGGGGGFRDEGPPAEVVEVSTFLHACEGDAVTKLTNEKVPYFNAPIYLQNKTQIGKVDEIFGPINESYFSVKMFEGVIATSYNEGDKFFIDPMKLLPLSRFLPQPKGSTPRGGGRGGRGVARGGRGGFRGRGAPRGRGPPRGGGRGFRGRGRF